The following coding sequences are from one uncultured Desulfobacter sp. window:
- the clpB gene encoding ATP-dependent chaperone ClpB gives MNFDKLTVKSQELFQKAHSLAVDKGQQAIEPIHFLGAMLADDQGIAVSIFNKICVDPGAAVQQVSSALDNMVKVSGGQPYLSEPGRKMLDLAFKESAKMKDQYVSLEHILISLAQGKDKAGEILSGLGVTREVILSVLKDIRGNQQVTDQNPEDKYQSLEKFGKDLTELARQGKLDPVIGRDEEIRRIVQVLSRRRKNNPVLIGEPGVGKTAIVEGLAQRIVEGDVSETLKDRRVIALDMGALLAGAKFRGEFEDRLKAVLKEVEAAEGEIVLFIDELHTVVGAGAAEGSVDASNMLKPALARGSLRCVGATTLDEYRKYIEKDAALERRFQPVMAKEPTVEDTISILRGLKEKYEVHHGIRIKDSALVAAATLSHRYIADRFLPDKAIDLVDECASRLRIEIDSMPRAIDEIQRRLTQAAIERQALIKEKDKASRERLEHLEKNIAAMEEEIRPLKLHWDNEKSIIRGISAMREDIDRFQTEAQLAERAGDFEKVAQIRYGTIAELNKKIDEKKQALEALQKTCKMLKEDVEEADVAEVVSTWTGIPVSKMLQGEQEKLITMESHIAKRVIGQEKAIDAVSNAVRRARSGLQPEDRPIGTFIFMGPTGVGKTELAKSLAEFMFDSRDAMVRLDMSEYMEKHSVARLIGAPPGYVGYDQGGYLTEAVRRRPYSVILFDEIEKAHPDVFNILLQVLDDGRMTDGRGRTVDFRNTIIIMTSNIGSRILLEAGKDGMSNGVEQAVQQALKAAFRPEFLNRIDEIITFHALEREHIMDIAAIQIAGLNRRLAERNLAIHLDDDAMGFVARKGYDPGFGARPLKRVIQQEIENPLSMALLKGEYLEGETVCFRLDKGEDRLVPGHGPKSMKAVG, from the coding sequence ATGAATTTTGATAAATTGACGGTGAAATCCCAGGAACTGTTCCAGAAGGCACATTCGCTTGCGGTTGATAAGGGACAGCAGGCCATTGAGCCCATCCACTTTTTAGGGGCTATGCTGGCGGACGACCAGGGCATTGCTGTCTCCATATTTAATAAAATATGCGTCGACCCCGGTGCTGCGGTTCAGCAGGTGTCGTCCGCACTGGATAATATGGTAAAGGTATCCGGCGGTCAGCCCTATCTGTCCGAACCCGGGCGGAAGATGCTGGACCTTGCCTTTAAAGAGTCGGCAAAAATGAAGGACCAGTATGTCAGTCTTGAACATATCCTGATCAGTTTAGCCCAGGGCAAGGACAAGGCAGGCGAGATTCTTTCGGGCTTAGGCGTCACAAGGGAGGTGATCCTGTCCGTGCTCAAGGATATCCGGGGCAATCAGCAGGTGACCGACCAGAACCCCGAGGATAAATACCAGTCTTTGGAAAAATTCGGCAAAGATTTGACCGAATTGGCCCGCCAGGGAAAACTGGACCCGGTCATCGGCCGGGATGAAGAGATCCGGCGGATTGTCCAGGTATTGTCCCGGCGCCGGAAAAACAACCCTGTGCTCATTGGTGAGCCGGGTGTGGGTAAAACTGCGATTGTGGAAGGTCTGGCCCAGCGGATTGTGGAGGGTGATGTATCTGAAACCCTGAAAGACCGGCGGGTTATTGCCCTGGATATGGGTGCTCTGCTTGCCGGGGCAAAATTTCGGGGCGAATTTGAAGATCGGCTAAAAGCTGTATTAAAAGAGGTGGAAGCGGCCGAAGGCGAAATCGTTCTGTTCATCGACGAGCTTCATACTGTGGTCGGTGCAGGTGCGGCCGAAGGCTCCGTGGATGCCTCCAATATGCTCAAGCCTGCCCTGGCCCGCGGCAGTTTGCGCTGTGTGGGAGCCACAACCCTGGACGAGTATAGAAAATATATTGAAAAGGATGCTGCACTGGAGCGGCGTTTCCAGCCGGTGATGGCCAAGGAGCCCACGGTGGAAGACACCATCTCCATCCTCAGGGGGTTAAAGGAAAAATATGAGGTGCACCACGGCATCCGGATCAAGGATTCTGCTTTAGTCGCGGCGGCCACACTGTCCCACAGGTACATTGCCGACCGGTTTTTACCGGACAAAGCCATCGACCTGGTTGATGAATGCGCATCCCGGCTTCGTATTGAGATTGACTCCATGCCCCGGGCCATTGACGAGATTCAGCGGCGGCTTACCCAGGCGGCCATTGAGCGTCAGGCCCTGATCAAGGAGAAGGATAAGGCGTCCAGGGAACGCCTGGAACATCTGGAGAAAAACATAGCCGCCATGGAAGAAGAAATCCGGCCCTTGAAACTGCACTGGGATAACGAGAAATCCATTATCCGTGGGATTTCGGCCATGCGGGAAGATATTGACCGGTTCCAGACCGAGGCCCAGCTTGCCGAACGCGCCGGGGATTTTGAAAAAGTTGCCCAGATCCGCTACGGTACCATTGCGGAGTTGAATAAAAAGATCGACGAGAAAAAACAGGCCCTTGAGGCGCTGCAGAAAACCTGCAAAATGCTCAAGGAGGACGTTGAAGAGGCCGACGTGGCCGAGGTGGTTTCCACCTGGACCGGCATCCCCGTTTCCAAGATGCTCCAGGGTGAGCAGGAAAAACTGATCACCATGGAATCCCACATTGCCAAACGGGTGATCGGCCAGGAAAAGGCCATTGATGCGGTCTCCAATGCCGTACGGCGCGCAAGATCCGGCCTGCAGCCCGAAGACCGGCCCATCGGCACCTTTATCTTCATGGGTCCCACGGGTGTCGGTAAAACAGAGCTTGCCAAGTCCTTGGCTGAGTTCATGTTTGACTCCAGGGATGCAATGGTTCGGCTGGATATGTCCGAGTACATGGAAAAACACAGTGTGGCGCGCCTCATCGGTGCCCCTCCCGGATATGTGGGATATGACCAGGGCGGATACCTCACCGAGGCGGTGCGGCGCAGACCCTATAGTGTGATCCTGTTCGACGAGATTGAAAAGGCGCACCCGGATGTGTTCAATATCCTGCTTCAGGTCCTGGATGACGGCCGGATGACCGACGGCCGTGGCCGGACCGTGGATTTCAGGAACACCATTATTATTATGACATCCAATATAGGGTCCAGGATTCTGCTGGAAGCAGGCAAGGACGGTATGTCCAATGGGGTGGAACAGGCAGTGCAGCAGGCACTTAAAGCGGCATTCAGGCCTGAGTTCTTAAACCGGATTGATGAGATCATCACCTTCCATGCCCTGGAACGTGAACACATCATGGATATTGCCGCCATCCAGATTGCCGGACTGAACCGGAGGCTGGCCGAAAGGAATCTGGCAATTCACCTGGATGATGATGCCATGGGCTTTGTGGCCCGGAAGGGGTATGACCCCGGATTTGGCGCCCGGCCCCTTAAACGTGTCATCCAGCAGGAAATTGAAAATCCGCTTTCCATGGCATTACTCAAAGGGGAGTACCTGGAAGGCGAGACGGTCTGCTTCCGTCTTGACAAAGGGGAAGACCGGCTTGTCCCGGGCCATGGCCCCAAGAGTATGAAGGCTGTAGGATAA
- a CDS encoding molybdopterin oxidoreductase family protein → MCTKDCPDTCGLLAKVEKGRITKIKADPDHPFTQGFICRKANFFPDHVHNKNRILSPLKRTGPKGAGRFEPVSWDEALDTIVDKIQTVVKTHGPEAILPYFYAGHMGIIHRNAGQPFFHKLGASKLLLTICGPAAGEGFKTTLGAGPSTDLESCVDSDFIIIWGSNTLTTNVHAWPFFLKARKKGARIVVIDPYRTTTAKKADCHLMIKPGTDAALALGIMNVLVRENLVNEAFIQGQTIGYDQLVQRAAEYPQEKTAEICGISPREIENLALSYGRAKAPFIRTGWGPARQLRGAMAMRTIACLPALVGAFETPGGGITRSLGGWPPDITRLTRPDLCPQGTRTINMVELGNALTQVNDPPVKLFYNFMSNPAAVAPHAALVHQGLAREDLFVVVHELFMTDTARLADIILPSASFLEMTDIYRSYGHNYLRMAGPVIPPVGESRTNLAIFQELAKRMGFTETVFNLTEEDFIKGFLEHPHPSLEGVDTKALMQGKTMRLNIASNPYAQGFNTPSGKVEFFSRTWQSKGLDPLPCGQVWRDAQDHTTYPLELMTPPHPLFLNSAFNEIEKLKTLAGRPTLLIHPDDAAARHIVQDAPVRVFNGRGECRLDAKVTTDTRPGLVVAEGIHWPQFMDQGKGINQLTSQRLTDQGETCAFHCSRVEVMP, encoded by the coding sequence GTGTGTACCAAAGATTGCCCGGATACCTGCGGTCTGCTTGCAAAGGTGGAGAAGGGCAGAATCACAAAAATCAAAGCGGATCCTGATCATCCATTTACCCAGGGATTCATCTGCCGTAAAGCCAATTTTTTCCCGGACCATGTGCACAACAAGAACAGAATTTTGAGCCCCTTAAAACGAACAGGCCCCAAAGGCGCCGGCCGATTTGAACCTGTCAGCTGGGATGAAGCATTAGATACCATTGTGGATAAAATCCAAACTGTGGTGAAAACCCATGGCCCAGAAGCGATTTTACCTTATTTTTATGCCGGTCACATGGGTATCATCCATCGGAATGCTGGCCAGCCCTTTTTCCACAAGCTCGGGGCGTCAAAACTGCTTTTAACCATTTGCGGACCGGCGGCTGGCGAAGGCTTTAAGACCACCCTAGGGGCCGGACCAAGCACAGACCTTGAGTCCTGTGTGGATTCGGATTTTATCATCATATGGGGCAGCAACACCCTGACCACCAACGTCCACGCATGGCCCTTTTTTCTTAAAGCCCGCAAAAAGGGGGCCCGGATTGTGGTCATTGATCCATACCGGACCACGACCGCAAAAAAGGCCGATTGCCATCTCATGATAAAACCCGGCACCGATGCGGCCCTGGCCCTTGGGATAATGAATGTCCTGGTCCGGGAAAACCTGGTCAATGAAGCCTTTATTCAAGGGCAGACCATCGGGTACGATCAATTGGTTCAACGGGCCGCTGAATATCCCCAGGAAAAAACCGCGGAGATCTGCGGGATTTCGCCCCGGGAGATCGAAAATCTGGCACTGTCCTACGGCAGAGCCAAAGCCCCTTTCATACGTACCGGCTGGGGTCCAGCCCGACAGCTTCGGGGTGCCATGGCCATGCGGACCATTGCCTGTCTGCCCGCCCTGGTGGGGGCCTTTGAAACGCCGGGAGGCGGCATCACCCGCAGTCTTGGCGGCTGGCCGCCGGATATTACCCGGCTCACCCGCCCGGATCTGTGCCCCCAAGGCACCCGGACCATAAACATGGTGGAACTGGGGAATGCTTTGACCCAGGTGAATGATCCCCCGGTCAAGCTGTTCTATAATTTTATGAGCAACCCGGCGGCGGTGGCCCCACACGCCGCCCTGGTCCACCAGGGACTTGCCCGGGAAGATCTTTTTGTTGTGGTTCACGAACTGTTCATGACCGATACGGCAAGGCTGGCCGACATTATTTTGCCGTCGGCAAGCTTTCTGGAGATGACCGATATTTACAGATCCTATGGCCACAACTATCTGCGCATGGCCGGACCGGTCATCCCGCCGGTGGGTGAAAGCCGGACCAACCTGGCCATTTTCCAGGAACTTGCCAAACGGATGGGGTTCACCGAAACGGTGTTCAATCTCACCGAAGAGGATTTCATTAAAGGATTTCTTGAACACCCCCACCCCAGCCTGGAAGGTGTGGATACAAAGGCCCTGATGCAAGGTAAAACGATGCGTCTCAATATCGCGTCCAATCCTTATGCCCAGGGCTTTAACACCCCGTCCGGAAAGGTGGAATTCTTCTCCCGGACCTGGCAAAGCAAAGGCCTGGATCCCCTTCCCTGCGGCCAGGTCTGGCGTGATGCCCAGGATCATACAACATACCCCCTGGAACTGATGACCCCGCCCCACCCCCTGTTTCTCAACTCCGCCTTTAATGAAATTGAAAAACTCAAAACACTTGCGGGCCGACCGACCCTGCTGATCCACCCCGACGATGCAGCAGCGCGTCATATCGTCCAGGATGCGCCTGTACGGGTATTCAATGGCCGGGGCGAATGCCGGTTGGATGCAAAGGTCACCACGGACACCCGGCCCGGCCTGGTTGTGGCCGAAGGCATCCACTGGCCGCAGTTCATGGACCAGGGCAAAGGCATCAACCAACTGACCAGCCAGCGTCTGACCGACCAGGGAGAGACCTGCGCCTTTCACTGCAGCCGGGTGGAGGTCATGCCATAG
- a CDS encoding HD domain-containing phosphohydrolase translates to MAEDFIPVKKSQISLFKSFPLFYFSKENEPLLYKKEGESFKTSRIKEEQFPDLFIRAADRENASSALYKTMNQHLRKTIFSQGVVSTRQTLSILVQEALEGPLNVSGNMLPETIEILFQGYNKNKTLVEFLAKLASSSDKLVEHTVNILSLTMQFCTFHHFTESKAKTLGVSAILHDIGCIQIPPEIYNAKTQLSDIQFKEYQTHTVKGYHTITDSGNFKPEIAMVALAHHEKLDGSGYPNGDTEISEDAQLIGLINSYEPLAYRGTSRHGDPKKPYNSLQILKNEVMAGKYSSQMFVNFCSCLTR, encoded by the coding sequence ATGGCCGAAGACTTCATTCCAGTTAAAAAATCACAAATCTCATTATTCAAAAGTTTCCCGCTCTTCTATTTTTCAAAGGAAAATGAACCGCTGCTATATAAAAAAGAAGGCGAATCATTCAAGACGTCCCGAATCAAGGAAGAGCAGTTTCCGGATCTTTTTATCCGCGCCGCTGACAGGGAAAACGCATCCAGTGCCCTTTACAAAACAATGAACCAGCATTTGAGGAAAACAATTTTTTCCCAGGGTGTCGTTTCCACAAGGCAAACCTTGAGTATCCTTGTCCAGGAAGCCCTTGAAGGCCCGCTGAATGTCTCAGGCAACATGCTTCCCGAAACCATTGAAATCCTGTTTCAAGGGTACAACAAAAATAAAACCCTGGTGGAATTCCTGGCAAAACTGGCCAGTTCTTCGGATAAGTTAGTGGAACACACCGTTAATATTTTGTCCTTGACCATGCAGTTCTGCACCTTTCATCATTTTACTGAATCAAAGGCCAAAACGCTGGGGGTCAGTGCCATCCTCCATGACATCGGCTGCATACAAATCCCCCCGGAGATATACAACGCCAAAACCCAATTATCAGACATCCAGTTCAAGGAATATCAAACGCATACGGTAAAGGGATACCACACCATTACAGACAGCGGCAATTTTAAACCGGAAATTGCCATGGTGGCCCTGGCCCATCATGAAAAGTTAGATGGTTCAGGCTATCCCAACGGGGACACTGAAATATCCGAGGATGCCCAGCTCATCGGGCTGATCAACAGTTATGAACCGTTGGCCTACCGGGGAACCAGCCGCCATGGGGATCCCAAGAAACCGTATAACTCTCTGCAAATTTTAAAAAACGAAGTGATGGCAGGCAAATACAGCAGTCAGATGTTTGTCAATTTTTGCTCATGCCTGACCCGATAG
- a CDS encoding DUF3524 domain-containing protein gives MKILFLEPFYGGSHKAVADGFAGSSRHQVDILSLAPRFWKWRMRGSALAFVRQVENFSDYDLVFATDMVDVTDFKALAGPQCPPVALYFHENQLSYPLEPGERRDFHLGFTNIISAVAADVVFFNSQFHKADFFNAAKRLIRKMPDLRPGWVLDEIQAKTCVLYPGIDLDIEARGVPKVQSECLDRPLVIWNHRWEYDKNPKAFFTVLETLKRRGIPFYLAVMGERYGAVPDDFKGIEQRFDGELLVCGYQEQAEDYRKWLAKGRVVISTAIQENFGISVMEAVAHGCMPLLPNRLSYPELIPDQLKPDVIYQDDADLESRLAHILVNPETFGDRSVALSAHAAGFAWPHMAEKWDDALSQAIGSGMSKN, from the coding sequence TTGAAAATATTATTTCTTGAGCCGTTTTACGGCGGTTCCCACAAGGCGGTGGCCGATGGGTTTGCCGGGAGTTCCCGCCACCAGGTGGATATTTTATCCCTTGCCCCCAGATTCTGGAAATGGCGGATGCGCGGCAGTGCCCTGGCATTTGTCCGGCAGGTAGAAAATTTTAGCGATTATGATCTTGTTTTTGCCACGGATATGGTGGATGTCACCGATTTTAAAGCCCTGGCAGGACCCCAATGCCCGCCCGTGGCCTTGTATTTCCATGAAAATCAGCTCAGCTATCCCCTGGAACCTGGGGAACGAAGGGATTTTCATCTGGGATTTACCAATATCATATCCGCCGTGGCTGCTGATGTGGTCTTTTTTAATTCACAATTTCACAAAGCTGACTTTTTTAATGCTGCAAAACGCCTGATCCGGAAAATGCCGGATCTTCGCCCGGGATGGGTTCTGGATGAAATTCAGGCTAAAACCTGTGTACTGTATCCGGGAATTGATTTGGATATTGAGGCTCGTGGTGTTCCCAAGGTGCAGTCTGAGTGTCTTGACAGACCTTTGGTGATCTGGAATCACCGGTGGGAATATGATAAAAATCCAAAGGCCTTTTTCACCGTACTGGAAACGCTCAAACGCCGGGGTATTCCTTTTTATTTGGCCGTGATGGGCGAACGGTATGGTGCCGTACCCGATGACTTTAAGGGGATTGAGCAACGCTTTGACGGTGAACTGCTTGTGTGCGGATACCAGGAACAGGCGGAAGATTACAGAAAATGGCTGGCCAAGGGCCGTGTCGTGATCAGTACGGCCATCCAGGAGAATTTTGGTATTTCAGTGATGGAGGCCGTGGCCCATGGCTGCATGCCCTTGCTGCCGAACCGTTTATCTTACCCGGAACTGATCCCCGACCAGTTAAAACCTGATGTCATTTATCAAGATGACGCCGACCTGGAATCCAGGCTGGCGCATATTTTGGTAAACCCTGAAACGTTTGGGGACAGATCCGTTGCGCTATCAGCCCATGCCGCAGGGTTTGCCTGGCCGCATATGGCTGAAAAATGGGACGATGCGTTATCCCAGGCTATCGGGTCAGGCATGAGCAAAAATTGA
- a CDS encoding GGDEF domain-containing protein — protein MKQIRIYSIQTRMSLILLLVVLVVTFSSALSIYFSQRYLVSARLVAGSLIPRIQRAKDIQQTATQVTGYSWSLSNTTSQAALHQAFGHLTTALSKLGTFTATLSNEDSGIDIVSLNFLSQAVQSQTQLIFQVKAQLLKQEREQLNIAKGLRLELLNIGVDFFQKDSDANTNHLVVHNMIARSLCFLEKFDTLSVSLSDIEQLENEFARIKKIPVLPDVDTKFKGREELIEGFIENIRTPMAQLLQLKRKSLSIALKINDFNRAQDELSDKLTRLTNQYIDRISTDYHQKMALLLKREKQSIYMTIGVFMSSLVLLFLFYRQMVVRRFGERLSMISQAMRSGIAGEKELPLPVEAQDEIADMARAAEELLNKARALNKLATIDELTKVYNRRQFFHLAHKETLRAQRKQLPAVIAVIDIDHFKRVNDTWGHIFGDKALFEFAQACKTVIREVDIFARYGGEEFILLMPDATMDQGKIVADRILKTIQDLELFTESGQKVQITTSIGVAEAALAEEKLSQSITKADEALYTAKHSGRNRVEIYSEKEFS, from the coding sequence ATGAAGCAAATTAGAATCTATTCCATTCAAACGCGGATGTCACTGATCCTTTTGCTGGTTGTGCTTGTCGTGACTTTCAGCAGTGCGCTGTCCATCTATTTTTCCCAGCGTTATCTTGTATCGGCCCGTCTTGTTGCAGGCAGTTTGATCCCAAGAATACAAAGGGCAAAGGATATTCAGCAGACAGCAACCCAAGTCACAGGGTATTCCTGGAGTCTTTCCAATACAACGTCTCAAGCGGCGTTGCACCAGGCGTTTGGCCATCTGACGACAGCGCTTTCAAAACTTGGGACATTCACTGCCACGTTGTCCAATGAGGATTCAGGTATTGATATTGTTTCTTTAAATTTTTTAAGCCAGGCCGTTCAAAGCCAGACCCAACTCATATTCCAGGTTAAAGCGCAACTGCTCAAACAAGAGAGGGAACAGCTTAACATAGCTAAGGGATTGCGTCTGGAACTGCTTAACATCGGCGTTGATTTTTTTCAAAAAGATTCAGATGCCAATACAAATCATCTGGTTGTTCATAACATGATAGCCCGGAGCCTCTGTTTTTTAGAAAAATTTGATACGCTGTCCGTATCTTTATCAGATATCGAACAACTGGAAAACGAATTTGCCCGAATTAAAAAGATTCCGGTCCTGCCGGATGTTGATACTAAATTTAAAGGTCGGGAAGAACTGATAGAAGGGTTCATCGAGAATATCCGTACGCCCATGGCGCAACTTTTACAACTGAAACGAAAATCTTTATCCATCGCCTTGAAGATCAACGACTTTAATAGAGCCCAGGATGAACTCAGCGATAAATTGACCCGTTTAACCAATCAGTATATTGACAGGATCTCCACAGATTACCACCAAAAAATGGCATTGCTTCTTAAGCGGGAAAAACAGAGCATTTACATGACAATCGGTGTGTTTATGTCATCCCTTGTTCTGCTTTTCCTTTTTTACCGGCAGATGGTTGTCCGCAGATTCGGGGAGCGCCTAAGTATGATCAGTCAGGCAATGCGGTCGGGGATTGCCGGAGAAAAAGAGTTGCCCCTGCCCGTTGAAGCCCAAGATGAGATTGCTGATATGGCACGGGCTGCCGAAGAGTTGCTCAACAAGGCAAGAGCGCTTAATAAGCTGGCAACAATTGATGAGCTGACAAAGGTGTATAACCGAAGACAATTTTTCCACCTGGCCCATAAAGAGACGCTAAGGGCCCAAAGAAAGCAGCTGCCTGCCGTGATCGCCGTGATTGATATTGATCATTTTAAACGGGTAAATGATACATGGGGTCATATTTTTGGAGATAAAGCATTGTTTGAATTTGCCCAGGCATGTAAAACCGTCATACGGGAGGTGGATATTTTTGCCCGTTACGGGGGAGAGGAGTTTATTTTGCTGATGCCTGATGCAACCATGGACCAGGGAAAAATTGTGGCGGATCGCATTCTTAAAACAATTCAGGACCTTGAACTGTTTACGGAATCAGGCCAAAAAGTGCAGATCACCACAAGCATCGGCGTGGCCGAAGCCGCCCTGGCCGAGGAAAAGCTTTCCCAATCAATTACAAAGGCTGATGAGGCGCTTTATACCGCCAAGCATTCCGGTCGTAACCGGGTTGAAATTTATTCGGAAAAAGAGTTCAGTTGA